From Pan troglodytes isolate AG18354 chromosome 9, NHGRI_mPanTro3-v2.0_pri, whole genome shotgun sequence, the proteins below share one genomic window:
- the DGKZ gene encoding diacylglycerol kinase zeta isoform X2, with translation MGESISAPTAVNVGSPEHPWDPHMEVRGCSDPSLPQGLLPFSWGRGCEWAPGHRTDRGLIQLLMLPVSVPNSQPPAMETFFRRHFRGKVPGPGEGQRRPSSVGLPTGKARRRSPAGQASSSLAQRRRSSAQLQGCLLSCGVMAQGSSRRRSSTVPPSCNPRFVVDKVLTPQPTTVGAQLLGAPLLLTGLVGMNEEEGVQEDVVAEASSAIQPGTKTPGPPPPRGAQPLLPLPRYLRRASSHLLPADAVYDHALWGLHGYYRRLSQRRPSGQHPGPGGRRASGTTAGTMLPTRVRPLSRRRQVALRRKAAGPQAWSALLAKAITKSGLQHLAPPPPTPGAPCSESERQIRSTVDWSESATYGEHIWFETNVSGDFCYVGEQYCVARMLKSVSRRKCAACKIVVHTPCIEQLEKINFRCKPSFRESGSRNVREPTFVRHHWVHRRRQDGKCRHCGKGFQQKFTFHSKEIVAISCSWCKQAYHSKVSCFMLQQIEEPCSLGVHAAVVIPPTWILRARRPQNTLKASKKKKRASFKRKSSKKGPEEGRWRPFIIRPTPSPLMKPLLVFVNPKSGGNQGAKIIQSFLWYLNPRQVFDLSQGGPKEALEMYRKVHNLRILACGGDGTVGWILSTLDQLRLKPPPPVAILPLGTGNDLARTLNWGGGYTDEPVSKILSHVEEGNVVQLDRWDLHAEPNPEAGPEDRDEGATDRLPLDVFNNYFSLGFDAHVTLEFHESREANPEKFNSRFRNKMFYAGTAFSDFLMGSSKDLAKHIRVVCDGMDLTPKIQDLKPQCVVFLNIPRYCAGTMPWGHPGEHHDFEPQRHDDGYLEVIGFTMTSLAALQVGGHGERLTQCREVVLTTSKAIPVQVDGEPCKLAASRIRIALRNQATMVQKAKRRSATPLHSDQQPVPEQLRIQVSRVSMHDYEALHYDKEQLKEASVPLGTVVVPGDSDLELCRAHIERLQQEPDGAGAKSPTCQKLSPKWCFLDATTASRFYRIDRAQEHLNYVTEIAQDEIYILDPELLGASARPDLPTPTSPLPTSPCSPTPRSLQGDAAPPQGEELIEAAKRNDFCKLQELHRAGGDLMHRDEQSRTLLHHAVSTGSKDVVRYLLDHAPPEILDAVEENGETCLHQAAALGQRTICHYIVEAGASLMKTDQQGDTPRQRAEKAQDTELAAYLENRQHYQMIQREDQETAV, from the exons ATGGGGGAGAGCATCAGTGCCCCAACAGCTGTAAACGTGGGCTCCCCTGAGCACCCCTGGGATCCTCACATGGaggtcagaggctgcagtgacccctccctccctcagggGTTGCTTCCCTTCTCATGGGGCAGAGGCTGTGAATGGGCTCCCGGACACAGGACAGACCGTGGCCTGATCCAGCTCCTGATGCTCCCGGTCTCTGTGCCCAACAGCCAACCGCCTGCCATGGAGACTTTCTTTAGGAGACATTTCCGGGGGAAGGTGCCAGGCCCTGGAGAGGGGCAGCGGCGGCCCAGCAGCGTGGGGCTGCCCACAGGCAAGGCCCGGCGTCGCTCCCCCGCTGGGCAGGCCTCCTCCTCACTGGCACAGCGGCGCCGCTCCAGCGCCCAGCTCCAGGGCTGCCTCCTGAGTTGCGGGGTGATGGCCCAGGGTTCCAGCCGCCGGCGCTCCAGCACTGTGCCCCCTTCCTGCAACCCCCGCTTCGTCGTGGATAAGGTGCTCACTCCACAGCCTACCACCGTGGGGGCCCAGCTTCTGGGTGCACCCCTGCTGTTGACCGGGCTTGTGGGCATGAATGAGGAGGAGGGTGTCCAGGAGGATGTGGTAGCCGAGGCATCGAGCGCCATCCAGCCAGGCACCAAGACACCAGGGCCACCCCCACCTCGGGGCGCCCAGCCGCTGTTGCCCCTACCCCGCTACCTGCGCCGAGCCTCCTCCCACCTGCTCCCCGCGGATGCCGTATATGACCACGCTCTCTGGGGCCTGCACGGCTACTATCGGCGCCTCAGCCAGCGGCGGCCCTCAGGCCAGCACCCTGGCCCTGGGGGCCGAAGAGCCTCAGGCACCACCGCCGGCACCATGCTGCCCACCCGTGTGCGCCCACTGTCCCGCAGGCGCCAGGTAGCCCTACGGCGCAAGGCGGCCGGACCCCAGGCCTGGAGCGCCCTGCTCGC GAAAGCCATCACCAAGTCGGGCCTCCAGCACCTGGCCCCCCCTCCGCCCACCCCTGGGGCCCCGTGCAGCGAGTCAGAGCGGCAGATCCGGAGTACAGTGGACTGGAGC GAGTCAGCGACATATGGGGAGCACATCTGGTTCGAGACCAACGTGTCCGGGGACTTCTGCTACGTTGGGGAGCAGTACTGTGTAGCCAGGATGCTG AAGTCAGTGTCTCGAAGAAAGTGCGCAGCCTGCAAGATTGTGGTGCACACGCCCTGCATTGAGCAGCTGGAGAAG ATAAATTTTCGCTGTAAGCCGTCCTTCCGTGAATCAGGCTCCAGGAATGTCCGCGAG CCAACCTTTGTACGGCACCACTGGGTACACAGACGACGCCAGGACGGCAAGTGTCGGCACTGTGGGAAG GGATTCCAGCAGAAGTTCACCTTCCACAGCAAGGAGATTGTGGCCATCAGCTGCTCGTGGTGCAAGCAGGCA TACCACAGCAAGGTGTCCTGCTTCATGCTGCAGCAGATCGAGGAGCCGTGCTCGCTGGGGGTCCACGCAGCCGTGGTCATCCCGCCCACCTGGATCCTCCGCGCCCGGAGGCCCCAG AATACTCTGAAAGCaagcaagaagaagaagagggcaTCCTTCAAGAGGAAGTCCAGCAAGAAAGGGCCTGAG GAGGGCCGCTGGAGACCCTTCATCATCAggcccaccccctcccccctcATGAAGCCCCTGCTGGTGTTTGTGAACCCCAAGAGTGGGGGCAACCAG GGTGCAAAGATCATCCAGTCTTTCCTCTGGTATCTCAATCCCCGACAAGTCTTCGACCTGAGCCAGGGAGGGCCCAAGGAGGC GCTGGAGATGTACCGCAAAGTGCACAACCTGCGGATCCTGGCGTGCGGGGGCGACGGCACG gtGGGCTGGATCCTCTCCACCCTGGACCAGCTACGCCTGAAGCCGCCACCCCCTGTTGCCATCCTGCCCCTGGGTACTGGCAACGACTTGGCCCGAACCCTCAACTGGGGTGGG GGCTACACAGATGAGCCTGTGTCCAAGATCCTCTCCCACGTGGAGGAGGGGAACGTGGTACAGCTGGACCGCTGGGACCTCCACGCTGAGCCCAACCCCGAGGCAGGGCCTGAGGACCGAGATGAAGGCGCCACCGACCGG TTGCCCCTGGATGTCTTCAACAactacttcagcctgggcttTGACGCCCACGTCACCCTGGAGTTCCACGAGTCTCGAG AGGCCAACCCAGAGAAATTCAACAGCCGCTTTCGGAATAAGATGTTCTACGCCGGG ACAGCTTTCTCTGACTTCCTGATGGGCAGCTCCAAGGACCTGGCCAAGCACATCCGAGTGGTG TGTGATGGAATGGACTTGACTCCCAAGATCCAGGACCTGAAACCCCAGTGTGTTGTTTTCCTGAACATCCCCAG GTACTGTGCGGGCACCATGCCCTGGGGCCACCCTGGGGAGCACCACGACTTTGAGCCCCAGCGGCATGACGACGGCTACCTCGAGGTCATTGGCTTCACCATGACGTCGTTG GCCGCGCTGCAGGTGGGCGGACACGGCGAGCGGCTGACGCAGTGTCGCGAGGTGGTGCTCACCACATCCAAGGCCATCCCGGTGCAGGTGGATGGCGAGCCCTGCAAGCTTGCAGCCTCACGCATCCGCATCGCCCTGCGCAACCAGGCCACCATGGTGCAGAAGGCCAAGCGGCGGAGCGCCACCCCCCTGCACAGCGA CCAGCAGCCGGTGCCAGAGCAGTTGCGCATCCAGGTGAGTCGCGTCAGCATGCACGACTATGAGGCCCTGCACTACGACAAGgagcagctcaaggaggcct CCGTGCCGCTGGGCACTGTGGTGGTCCCAGGAGACAGTGACCTAGAGCTCTGCCGTGCCCACATTGAGAGACTCCAGCAG GAGCCCGATGGTGCTGGAGCCAAGTCCCCGACATGCCAGAAACTGTCCCCCAAGTGGTGCTTCCTGGACG CCACCACTGCCAGCCGCTTCTACAGGATCGACCGCGCCCAG GAGCACCTCAACTATGTGACTGAGATCGCACAGGATGAGATTTATATCCTGGACCCTGAGCTGCTGGGGGCATCGGCCCGGCCTGACCTCCCAACCCCcacttcccctctccccacctcacccTGCTCACCCACGCCCCG GTCACTGCAAGGGGATGCTGCACCCCCTCAAG GTGAAGAGCTGATTGAGGCTGCCAAGAGGAACGACTTCTGTAAG CTCCAGGAGCTGCACCGAGCTGGGGGCGACCTCATGCACCGAGACGAGCAGAGTCGCACGCTCCTGCACCACGCAGTCAGCACTGGCAGCAAGGATGTGGTCCGCTACCTGCTGGACCACG CCCCCCCAGAGATCCTTGATGCGGTGGAGGAAAA CGGGGAGACCTGTTTGCACCAAGCAGCGGCCCTGGGCCAGCGCACCATCTGCCACTACATCGTGGAGGCCGGGGCCTCGCTCATGAAGACAGACCAGCAG GGCGACACTCCCCGGCAGCGGGCTGAGAAGGCTCAGGACACCGAGCTGGCCGCCTACCTGGAGAACCGGCAGCACTACCAGATGATCCAGCGGGAGGACCAGGAGACGGCTGTGTAG
- the DGKZ gene encoding diacylglycerol kinase zeta isoform X1 — translation MGESISAPTAVNVGSPEHPWDPHMEVRGCSDPSLPQGLLPFSWGRGCEWAPGHRTDRGLIQLLMLPVSVPNSQPPAMETFFRRHFRGKVPGPGEGQRRPSSVGLPTGKARRRSPAGQASSSLAQRRRSSAQLQGCLLSCGVMAQGSSRRRSSTVPPSCNPRFVVDKVLTPQPTTVGAQLLGAPLLLTGLVGMNEEEGVQEDVVAEASSAIQPGTKTPGPPPPRGAQPLLPLPRYLRRASSHLLPADAVYDHALWGLHGYYRRLSQRRPSGQHPGPGGRRASGTTAGTMLPTRVRPLSRRRQVALRRKAAGPQAWSALLAKAITKSGLQHLAPPPPTPGAPCSESERQIRSTVDWSESATYGEHIWFETNVSGDFCYVGEQYCVARMLQKSVSRRKCAACKIVVHTPCIEQLEKINFRCKPSFRESGSRNVREPTFVRHHWVHRRRQDGKCRHCGKGFQQKFTFHSKEIVAISCSWCKQAYHSKVSCFMLQQIEEPCSLGVHAAVVIPPTWILRARRPQNTLKASKKKKRASFKRKSSKKGPEEGRWRPFIIRPTPSPLMKPLLVFVNPKSGGNQGAKIIQSFLWYLNPRQVFDLSQGGPKEALEMYRKVHNLRILACGGDGTVGWILSTLDQLRLKPPPPVAILPLGTGNDLARTLNWGGGYTDEPVSKILSHVEEGNVVQLDRWDLHAEPNPEAGPEDRDEGATDRLPLDVFNNYFSLGFDAHVTLEFHESREANPEKFNSRFRNKMFYAGTAFSDFLMGSSKDLAKHIRVVCDGMDLTPKIQDLKPQCVVFLNIPRYCAGTMPWGHPGEHHDFEPQRHDDGYLEVIGFTMTSLAALQVGGHGERLTQCREVVLTTSKAIPVQVDGEPCKLAASRIRIALRNQATMVQKAKRRSATPLHSDQQPVPEQLRIQVSRVSMHDYEALHYDKEQLKEASVPLGTVVVPGDSDLELCRAHIERLQQEPDGAGAKSPTCQKLSPKWCFLDATTASRFYRIDRAQEHLNYVTEIAQDEIYILDPELLGASARPDLPTPTSPLPTSPCSPTPRSLQGDAAPPQGEELIEAAKRNDFCKLQELHRAGGDLMHRDEQSRTLLHHAVSTGSKDVVRYLLDHAPPEILDAVEENGETCLHQAAALGQRTICHYIVEAGASLMKTDQQGDTPRQRAEKAQDTELAAYLENRQHYQMIQREDQETAV, via the exons ATGGGGGAGAGCATCAGTGCCCCAACAGCTGTAAACGTGGGCTCCCCTGAGCACCCCTGGGATCCTCACATGGaggtcagaggctgcagtgacccctccctccctcagggGTTGCTTCCCTTCTCATGGGGCAGAGGCTGTGAATGGGCTCCCGGACACAGGACAGACCGTGGCCTGATCCAGCTCCTGATGCTCCCGGTCTCTGTGCCCAACAGCCAACCGCCTGCCATGGAGACTTTCTTTAGGAGACATTTCCGGGGGAAGGTGCCAGGCCCTGGAGAGGGGCAGCGGCGGCCCAGCAGCGTGGGGCTGCCCACAGGCAAGGCCCGGCGTCGCTCCCCCGCTGGGCAGGCCTCCTCCTCACTGGCACAGCGGCGCCGCTCCAGCGCCCAGCTCCAGGGCTGCCTCCTGAGTTGCGGGGTGATGGCCCAGGGTTCCAGCCGCCGGCGCTCCAGCACTGTGCCCCCTTCCTGCAACCCCCGCTTCGTCGTGGATAAGGTGCTCACTCCACAGCCTACCACCGTGGGGGCCCAGCTTCTGGGTGCACCCCTGCTGTTGACCGGGCTTGTGGGCATGAATGAGGAGGAGGGTGTCCAGGAGGATGTGGTAGCCGAGGCATCGAGCGCCATCCAGCCAGGCACCAAGACACCAGGGCCACCCCCACCTCGGGGCGCCCAGCCGCTGTTGCCCCTACCCCGCTACCTGCGCCGAGCCTCCTCCCACCTGCTCCCCGCGGATGCCGTATATGACCACGCTCTCTGGGGCCTGCACGGCTACTATCGGCGCCTCAGCCAGCGGCGGCCCTCAGGCCAGCACCCTGGCCCTGGGGGCCGAAGAGCCTCAGGCACCACCGCCGGCACCATGCTGCCCACCCGTGTGCGCCCACTGTCCCGCAGGCGCCAGGTAGCCCTACGGCGCAAGGCGGCCGGACCCCAGGCCTGGAGCGCCCTGCTCGC GAAAGCCATCACCAAGTCGGGCCTCCAGCACCTGGCCCCCCCTCCGCCCACCCCTGGGGCCCCGTGCAGCGAGTCAGAGCGGCAGATCCGGAGTACAGTGGACTGGAGC GAGTCAGCGACATATGGGGAGCACATCTGGTTCGAGACCAACGTGTCCGGGGACTTCTGCTACGTTGGGGAGCAGTACTGTGTAGCCAGGATGCTG CAGAAGTCAGTGTCTCGAAGAAAGTGCGCAGCCTGCAAGATTGTGGTGCACACGCCCTGCATTGAGCAGCTGGAGAAG ATAAATTTTCGCTGTAAGCCGTCCTTCCGTGAATCAGGCTCCAGGAATGTCCGCGAG CCAACCTTTGTACGGCACCACTGGGTACACAGACGACGCCAGGACGGCAAGTGTCGGCACTGTGGGAAG GGATTCCAGCAGAAGTTCACCTTCCACAGCAAGGAGATTGTGGCCATCAGCTGCTCGTGGTGCAAGCAGGCA TACCACAGCAAGGTGTCCTGCTTCATGCTGCAGCAGATCGAGGAGCCGTGCTCGCTGGGGGTCCACGCAGCCGTGGTCATCCCGCCCACCTGGATCCTCCGCGCCCGGAGGCCCCAG AATACTCTGAAAGCaagcaagaagaagaagagggcaTCCTTCAAGAGGAAGTCCAGCAAGAAAGGGCCTGAG GAGGGCCGCTGGAGACCCTTCATCATCAggcccaccccctcccccctcATGAAGCCCCTGCTGGTGTTTGTGAACCCCAAGAGTGGGGGCAACCAG GGTGCAAAGATCATCCAGTCTTTCCTCTGGTATCTCAATCCCCGACAAGTCTTCGACCTGAGCCAGGGAGGGCCCAAGGAGGC GCTGGAGATGTACCGCAAAGTGCACAACCTGCGGATCCTGGCGTGCGGGGGCGACGGCACG gtGGGCTGGATCCTCTCCACCCTGGACCAGCTACGCCTGAAGCCGCCACCCCCTGTTGCCATCCTGCCCCTGGGTACTGGCAACGACTTGGCCCGAACCCTCAACTGGGGTGGG GGCTACACAGATGAGCCTGTGTCCAAGATCCTCTCCCACGTGGAGGAGGGGAACGTGGTACAGCTGGACCGCTGGGACCTCCACGCTGAGCCCAACCCCGAGGCAGGGCCTGAGGACCGAGATGAAGGCGCCACCGACCGG TTGCCCCTGGATGTCTTCAACAactacttcagcctgggcttTGACGCCCACGTCACCCTGGAGTTCCACGAGTCTCGAG AGGCCAACCCAGAGAAATTCAACAGCCGCTTTCGGAATAAGATGTTCTACGCCGGG ACAGCTTTCTCTGACTTCCTGATGGGCAGCTCCAAGGACCTGGCCAAGCACATCCGAGTGGTG TGTGATGGAATGGACTTGACTCCCAAGATCCAGGACCTGAAACCCCAGTGTGTTGTTTTCCTGAACATCCCCAG GTACTGTGCGGGCACCATGCCCTGGGGCCACCCTGGGGAGCACCACGACTTTGAGCCCCAGCGGCATGACGACGGCTACCTCGAGGTCATTGGCTTCACCATGACGTCGTTG GCCGCGCTGCAGGTGGGCGGACACGGCGAGCGGCTGACGCAGTGTCGCGAGGTGGTGCTCACCACATCCAAGGCCATCCCGGTGCAGGTGGATGGCGAGCCCTGCAAGCTTGCAGCCTCACGCATCCGCATCGCCCTGCGCAACCAGGCCACCATGGTGCAGAAGGCCAAGCGGCGGAGCGCCACCCCCCTGCACAGCGA CCAGCAGCCGGTGCCAGAGCAGTTGCGCATCCAGGTGAGTCGCGTCAGCATGCACGACTATGAGGCCCTGCACTACGACAAGgagcagctcaaggaggcct CCGTGCCGCTGGGCACTGTGGTGGTCCCAGGAGACAGTGACCTAGAGCTCTGCCGTGCCCACATTGAGAGACTCCAGCAG GAGCCCGATGGTGCTGGAGCCAAGTCCCCGACATGCCAGAAACTGTCCCCCAAGTGGTGCTTCCTGGACG CCACCACTGCCAGCCGCTTCTACAGGATCGACCGCGCCCAG GAGCACCTCAACTATGTGACTGAGATCGCACAGGATGAGATTTATATCCTGGACCCTGAGCTGCTGGGGGCATCGGCCCGGCCTGACCTCCCAACCCCcacttcccctctccccacctcacccTGCTCACCCACGCCCCG GTCACTGCAAGGGGATGCTGCACCCCCTCAAG GTGAAGAGCTGATTGAGGCTGCCAAGAGGAACGACTTCTGTAAG CTCCAGGAGCTGCACCGAGCTGGGGGCGACCTCATGCACCGAGACGAGCAGAGTCGCACGCTCCTGCACCACGCAGTCAGCACTGGCAGCAAGGATGTGGTCCGCTACCTGCTGGACCACG CCCCCCCAGAGATCCTTGATGCGGTGGAGGAAAA CGGGGAGACCTGTTTGCACCAAGCAGCGGCCCTGGGCCAGCGCACCATCTGCCACTACATCGTGGAGGCCGGGGCCTCGCTCATGAAGACAGACCAGCAG GGCGACACTCCCCGGCAGCGGGCTGAGAAGGCTCAGGACACCGAGCTGGCCGCCTACCTGGAGAACCGGCAGCACTACCAGATGATCCAGCGGGAGGACCAGGAGACGGCTGTGTAG
- the DGKZ gene encoding diacylglycerol kinase zeta isoform X3, with amino-acid sequence MGESISAPTAVNVGSPEHPWDPHMEVRGCSDPSLPQGLLPFSWGRGCEWAPGHRTDRGLIQLLMLPVSVPNSQPPAMETFFRRHFRGKVPGPGEGQRRPSSVGLPTGKARRRSPAGQASSSLAQRRRSSAQLQGCLLSCGVMAQGSSRRRSSTVPPSCNPRFVVDKVLTPQPTTVGAQLLGAPLLLTGLVGMNEEEGVQEDVVAEASSAIQPGTKTPGPPPPRGAQPLLPLPRYLRRASSHLLPADAVYDHALWGLHGYYRRLSQRRPSGQHPGPGGRRASGTTAGTMLPTRVRPLSRRRQVALRRKAAGPQAWSALLAKAITKSGLQHLAPPPPTPGAPCSESERQIRSTVDWSESATYGEHIWFETNVSGDFCYVGEQYCVARMLINFRCKPSFRESGSRNVREPTFVRHHWVHRRRQDGKCRHCGKGFQQKFTFHSKEIVAISCSWCKQAYHSKVSCFMLQQIEEPCSLGVHAAVVIPPTWILRARRPQNTLKASKKKKRASFKRKSSKKGPEEGRWRPFIIRPTPSPLMKPLLVFVNPKSGGNQGAKIIQSFLWYLNPRQVFDLSQGGPKEALEMYRKVHNLRILACGGDGTVGWILSTLDQLRLKPPPPVAILPLGTGNDLARTLNWGGGYTDEPVSKILSHVEEGNVVQLDRWDLHAEPNPEAGPEDRDEGATDRLPLDVFNNYFSLGFDAHVTLEFHESREANPEKFNSRFRNKMFYAGTAFSDFLMGSSKDLAKHIRVVCDGMDLTPKIQDLKPQCVVFLNIPRYCAGTMPWGHPGEHHDFEPQRHDDGYLEVIGFTMTSLAALQVGGHGERLTQCREVVLTTSKAIPVQVDGEPCKLAASRIRIALRNQATMVQKAKRRSATPLHSDQQPVPEQLRIQVSRVSMHDYEALHYDKEQLKEASVPLGTVVVPGDSDLELCRAHIERLQQEPDGAGAKSPTCQKLSPKWCFLDATTASRFYRIDRAQEHLNYVTEIAQDEIYILDPELLGASARPDLPTPTSPLPTSPCSPTPRSLQGDAAPPQGEELIEAAKRNDFCKLQELHRAGGDLMHRDEQSRTLLHHAVSTGSKDVVRYLLDHAPPEILDAVEENGETCLHQAAALGQRTICHYIVEAGASLMKTDQQGDTPRQRAEKAQDTELAAYLENRQHYQMIQREDQETAV; translated from the exons ATGGGGGAGAGCATCAGTGCCCCAACAGCTGTAAACGTGGGCTCCCCTGAGCACCCCTGGGATCCTCACATGGaggtcagaggctgcagtgacccctccctccctcagggGTTGCTTCCCTTCTCATGGGGCAGAGGCTGTGAATGGGCTCCCGGACACAGGACAGACCGTGGCCTGATCCAGCTCCTGATGCTCCCGGTCTCTGTGCCCAACAGCCAACCGCCTGCCATGGAGACTTTCTTTAGGAGACATTTCCGGGGGAAGGTGCCAGGCCCTGGAGAGGGGCAGCGGCGGCCCAGCAGCGTGGGGCTGCCCACAGGCAAGGCCCGGCGTCGCTCCCCCGCTGGGCAGGCCTCCTCCTCACTGGCACAGCGGCGCCGCTCCAGCGCCCAGCTCCAGGGCTGCCTCCTGAGTTGCGGGGTGATGGCCCAGGGTTCCAGCCGCCGGCGCTCCAGCACTGTGCCCCCTTCCTGCAACCCCCGCTTCGTCGTGGATAAGGTGCTCACTCCACAGCCTACCACCGTGGGGGCCCAGCTTCTGGGTGCACCCCTGCTGTTGACCGGGCTTGTGGGCATGAATGAGGAGGAGGGTGTCCAGGAGGATGTGGTAGCCGAGGCATCGAGCGCCATCCAGCCAGGCACCAAGACACCAGGGCCACCCCCACCTCGGGGCGCCCAGCCGCTGTTGCCCCTACCCCGCTACCTGCGCCGAGCCTCCTCCCACCTGCTCCCCGCGGATGCCGTATATGACCACGCTCTCTGGGGCCTGCACGGCTACTATCGGCGCCTCAGCCAGCGGCGGCCCTCAGGCCAGCACCCTGGCCCTGGGGGCCGAAGAGCCTCAGGCACCACCGCCGGCACCATGCTGCCCACCCGTGTGCGCCCACTGTCCCGCAGGCGCCAGGTAGCCCTACGGCGCAAGGCGGCCGGACCCCAGGCCTGGAGCGCCCTGCTCGC GAAAGCCATCACCAAGTCGGGCCTCCAGCACCTGGCCCCCCCTCCGCCCACCCCTGGGGCCCCGTGCAGCGAGTCAGAGCGGCAGATCCGGAGTACAGTGGACTGGAGC GAGTCAGCGACATATGGGGAGCACATCTGGTTCGAGACCAACGTGTCCGGGGACTTCTGCTACGTTGGGGAGCAGTACTGTGTAGCCAGGATGCTG ATAAATTTTCGCTGTAAGCCGTCCTTCCGTGAATCAGGCTCCAGGAATGTCCGCGAG CCAACCTTTGTACGGCACCACTGGGTACACAGACGACGCCAGGACGGCAAGTGTCGGCACTGTGGGAAG GGATTCCAGCAGAAGTTCACCTTCCACAGCAAGGAGATTGTGGCCATCAGCTGCTCGTGGTGCAAGCAGGCA TACCACAGCAAGGTGTCCTGCTTCATGCTGCAGCAGATCGAGGAGCCGTGCTCGCTGGGGGTCCACGCAGCCGTGGTCATCCCGCCCACCTGGATCCTCCGCGCCCGGAGGCCCCAG AATACTCTGAAAGCaagcaagaagaagaagagggcaTCCTTCAAGAGGAAGTCCAGCAAGAAAGGGCCTGAG GAGGGCCGCTGGAGACCCTTCATCATCAggcccaccccctcccccctcATGAAGCCCCTGCTGGTGTTTGTGAACCCCAAGAGTGGGGGCAACCAG GGTGCAAAGATCATCCAGTCTTTCCTCTGGTATCTCAATCCCCGACAAGTCTTCGACCTGAGCCAGGGAGGGCCCAAGGAGGC GCTGGAGATGTACCGCAAAGTGCACAACCTGCGGATCCTGGCGTGCGGGGGCGACGGCACG gtGGGCTGGATCCTCTCCACCCTGGACCAGCTACGCCTGAAGCCGCCACCCCCTGTTGCCATCCTGCCCCTGGGTACTGGCAACGACTTGGCCCGAACCCTCAACTGGGGTGGG GGCTACACAGATGAGCCTGTGTCCAAGATCCTCTCCCACGTGGAGGAGGGGAACGTGGTACAGCTGGACCGCTGGGACCTCCACGCTGAGCCCAACCCCGAGGCAGGGCCTGAGGACCGAGATGAAGGCGCCACCGACCGG TTGCCCCTGGATGTCTTCAACAactacttcagcctgggcttTGACGCCCACGTCACCCTGGAGTTCCACGAGTCTCGAG AGGCCAACCCAGAGAAATTCAACAGCCGCTTTCGGAATAAGATGTTCTACGCCGGG ACAGCTTTCTCTGACTTCCTGATGGGCAGCTCCAAGGACCTGGCCAAGCACATCCGAGTGGTG TGTGATGGAATGGACTTGACTCCCAAGATCCAGGACCTGAAACCCCAGTGTGTTGTTTTCCTGAACATCCCCAG GTACTGTGCGGGCACCATGCCCTGGGGCCACCCTGGGGAGCACCACGACTTTGAGCCCCAGCGGCATGACGACGGCTACCTCGAGGTCATTGGCTTCACCATGACGTCGTTG GCCGCGCTGCAGGTGGGCGGACACGGCGAGCGGCTGACGCAGTGTCGCGAGGTGGTGCTCACCACATCCAAGGCCATCCCGGTGCAGGTGGATGGCGAGCCCTGCAAGCTTGCAGCCTCACGCATCCGCATCGCCCTGCGCAACCAGGCCACCATGGTGCAGAAGGCCAAGCGGCGGAGCGCCACCCCCCTGCACAGCGA CCAGCAGCCGGTGCCAGAGCAGTTGCGCATCCAGGTGAGTCGCGTCAGCATGCACGACTATGAGGCCCTGCACTACGACAAGgagcagctcaaggaggcct CCGTGCCGCTGGGCACTGTGGTGGTCCCAGGAGACAGTGACCTAGAGCTCTGCCGTGCCCACATTGAGAGACTCCAGCAG GAGCCCGATGGTGCTGGAGCCAAGTCCCCGACATGCCAGAAACTGTCCCCCAAGTGGTGCTTCCTGGACG CCACCACTGCCAGCCGCTTCTACAGGATCGACCGCGCCCAG GAGCACCTCAACTATGTGACTGAGATCGCACAGGATGAGATTTATATCCTGGACCCTGAGCTGCTGGGGGCATCGGCCCGGCCTGACCTCCCAACCCCcacttcccctctccccacctcacccTGCTCACCCACGCCCCG GTCACTGCAAGGGGATGCTGCACCCCCTCAAG GTGAAGAGCTGATTGAGGCTGCCAAGAGGAACGACTTCTGTAAG CTCCAGGAGCTGCACCGAGCTGGGGGCGACCTCATGCACCGAGACGAGCAGAGTCGCACGCTCCTGCACCACGCAGTCAGCACTGGCAGCAAGGATGTGGTCCGCTACCTGCTGGACCACG CCCCCCCAGAGATCCTTGATGCGGTGGAGGAAAA CGGGGAGACCTGTTTGCACCAAGCAGCGGCCCTGGGCCAGCGCACCATCTGCCACTACATCGTGGAGGCCGGGGCCTCGCTCATGAAGACAGACCAGCAG GGCGACACTCCCCGGCAGCGGGCTGAGAAGGCTCAGGACACCGAGCTGGCCGCCTACCTGGAGAACCGGCAGCACTACCAGATGATCCAGCGGGAGGACCAGGAGACGGCTGTGTAG